The Polypterus senegalus isolate Bchr_013 chromosome 1, ASM1683550v1, whole genome shotgun sequence genome includes a window with the following:
- the LOC120518776 gene encoding C-C motif chemokine 20-like isoform X2 translates to MAKAAVLVASFLFVALTMFCEEATADYEGCCVSYSKYQLPFIRIKGYSIQTPNDYCDIPAVVFHTIKGRHICANPKDTWVEIRIQQLMNKVKKMA, encoded by the exons ATGGCTAAAGCTGCAGTCCTCGTGGCCTCATTTTTGTTTGTGGCTTTGACTATGTTTTGTGAAGAAGCCACAGCAG ATTATGAAGGCTGTTGTGTCTCCTATTCCAAATACCAGCTGCCTTTCATACGAATTAAGGGCTACTCCATTCAGACACCCAATGATTATTGTGATATTCCTGCAGTTGT GTTCCACACAATAAAGGGCAGACACATTTGTGCCAACCCCAAAGACACATGGGTGGAGATTCGAATTCAGCAACTCat gaacaaagtgaagaaaatggCTTAG
- the LOC120518776 gene encoding C-C motif chemokine 20-like isoform X1 has translation MAKAAVLVASFLFVALTMFCEEATADYEGCCVSYSKYQLPFIRIKGYSIQTPNDYCDIPAVVFHTIKGRHICANPKDTWVEIRIQQLMNSFVMGWHPVLCCLGKLHYPVTLYWTKRMKLCLLLRVFLRVSPPMFLA, from the exons ATGGCTAAAGCTGCAGTCCTCGTGGCCTCATTTTTGTTTGTGGCTTTGACTATGTTTTGTGAAGAAGCCACAGCAG ATTATGAAGGCTGTTGTGTCTCCTATTCCAAATACCAGCTGCCTTTCATACGAATTAAGGGCTACTCCATTCAGACACCCAATGATTATTGTGATATTCCTGCAGTTGT GTTCCACACAATAAAGGGCAGACACATTTGTGCCAACCCCAAAGACACATGGGTGGAGATTCGAATTCAGCAACTCat gaaca GCTTTgtaatgggctggcatcctgtgctGTGTTGCTTGGGTAAGCTCCACTACCCTGTGACCCTTTACTGGACAAAGAGGATGAAACTTTGTCTTCTTTTAAGAGTTTTTTTAAGAGTTTCACCGCCCATGTTTCTGGCTTAA
- the LOC120518786 gene encoding C-C motif chemokine 20-like codes for MASYSLLGIAMMLLFTIHFSVELSIASNRDCCISYAKTSIPCYRLKGYTIQTNKDSCNIDAIIFHTIKNIRICANPSDKWVISRITCLKEKAMKLT; via the exons ATGGCATCATATAGCCTTTTAGGAATAGCTATGATGCTACTGTTCACTATACATTTTTCTGTTGAACTGAGTATTGCAA gcaATCGTGACTGTTGCATTTCATATGCTAAAACCTCAATTCCATGCTATCGTTTGAAAGGTTACACAATCCAGACCAACAAAGACTCCTGCAACATTGATGCAATTAT TTTCCACACAATTAAGAACATACGCATCTGTGCAAATCCTTCTGATAAATGGGTGATAAGCAGAATCACTTGCCTTAA GGAAAAAGCTATGAAGCTGACTTAA